GTGGCGTACGCGGTGATTGAGCGCATTACGGGCGCGTTCTTCAGCCCGCTCTTCTCCTGGATCATGGCGTTGTTCGGCTTCGAATGGTGACGCAGGGGACAGACGCGCCCCGTTACGGGAAGACCCGGACTGTCTGATGAGGAACAGACAAGCGCGGCTCGCCGGCTTGTTCGCGCATTGCCAGATATTTCATGTTCCCTGCGCACGCTTGCGAGCGAGGCAAAACAGCAAGGCGCCCGGCAGCCACGTGAGCCGTTGCTCGACCTGGAAGACCGCGCCGGCCAAGCCTTGAGACAGAATGCCCAGCCACGGGCTGACGAAATTGAACGCGCCCAGCGTAATCACCTCGTATCCGTGGTTCTCCAGCAGCGCGCGCAGGCTGCGCCGGTCAAAACTGCTCAAATGCTGATCGCCGCCCATGCGCGGCGTCAAGCCAAGGCTGTCGAGCAGATACTCGACCAGCGGCCACGCGCTGCGCCGGTTCGGCGTGGTCAGGAACAGTAAGCCGCCCGGTTTCAAGACGCGGCGCAGTTCCTCGATGGTGCGCTGCCCGTCTTCTGGCGTGTGATGTTCGATCACTTCGAGCAGCGTGGCCCAGTCCAGCGCGGCGTCGCGCAAGGGGAGTAGTTGAACAGCGCCCGCGACAGGCGAGCAGCCGGCGGCGCCGTAGACTGCCTTCACGAAGGTCAGGCATGCCGGGTTGTTGTCGAGCGCCACAACAAGCGGAGACACCTTCACGAGCTCCGGTAGCGCGATGCCCGAACCGCAGCCCGCGTCGATGCCGCGGCCGGCGACTTTGTGCGCGCGCAGCACGTGCGCCAACATGCGCAGCCGGTTGCCATGCCAGGTCCGTTGCGCGCGCCGGCCTTCGTGCAGCGCGCGATGTTGATATTCCGCCGGGATTTGGTCGCGCTCGAGGTCCAGCGCATAAAACCGGCGCAAATCGCGCAGCCGGATCAGCAGCAATTCCCAGAACATGCGCGTGGAATCGCGCACGAGCCGCATGCTCGATCCGTCCATGTTCAACAGGTGCACCGGCACGCGCTCGATACGCCACCGGTTCACCCGCGCAATATGGATTACCTCGACGTCGAAACCGAACCCGGGGATCGTGACGCGTTCGAAAAGTCGCCTGACCGTGTCGCCGCGAAAGAACTTGAAACCGCATTGCGTATCGGCGATGCGCGTGTTCAGCACGCTGCGCACGAGGACCGAGTATGCGCCGCCCAAGAAGCGCCGCCGCAATGGGACCGGCGCGGACTGCTGCGACGCGTCCAAGTCCCGCGCGCCCACCACGAGTTGGAGGCCGGGTTCCCGACGGAACAGGTCCAGTACCTCGGGCACGCGGTCCAGCGCATAGGGCAGGTCGGCATCGGTGAACGCCACGACCTTGCCGTGCGCTTGCATGACCCCGTGTTTTACCGCGGCGCCCTTGCCCGCATTCGCGGGCAGTTCGATCAAGAGAAAGTCCGCTGCCGGGTCGCCTTCGAGGAATGCGCGGACCACGGCTGCCGTGCCGTCGGTGCAGCCATCCAGGACCACGCAGACCTCGCAGGAGAGCCCCGACCGGCGCGCAAAGGCGTCGAGCCCCGCGAGCGTCGCCGAGATCCGGCGTTCCTCGTTGTACGCGGGTATGACGA
Above is a genomic segment from Candidatus Hydrogenedentota bacterium containing:
- a CDS encoding glycosyltransferase, which gives rise to MSAHYDLSIVIPAYNEERRISATLAGLDAFARRSGLSCEVCVVLDGCTDGTAAVVRAFLEGDPAADFLLIELPANAGKGAAVKHGVMQAHGKVVAFTDADLPYALDRVPEVLDLFRREPGLQLVVGARDLDASQQSAPVPLRRRFLGGAYSVLVRSVLNTRIADTQCGFKFFRGDTVRRLFERVTIPGFGFDVEVIHIARVNRWRIERVPVHLLNMDGSSMRLVRDSTRMFWELLLIRLRDLRRFYALDLERDQIPAEYQHRALHEGRRAQRTWHGNRLRMLAHVLRAHKVAGRGIDAGCGSGIALPELVKVSPLVVALDNNPACLTFVKAVYGAAGCSPVAGAVQLLPLRDAALDWATLLEVIEHHTPEDGQRTIEELRRVLKPGGLLFLTTPNRRSAWPLVEYLLDSLGLTPRMGGDQHLSSFDRRSLRALLENHGYEVITLGAFNFVSPWLGILSQGLAGAVFQVEQRLTWLPGALLFCLARKRAQGT